From a single Nostoc sp. MS1 genomic region:
- the pbpC gene encoding penicillin-binding protein 1C, which yields MLFIYRSLSKMQHTIKLFLTVLLICLFIRLIPYFAPIRAADIAQNQLAMQFSDRNGLPLGTILTRDQEHTSVVPLNQVSPQFIQALLSAEDGSFYHHGALDLKAIVRAIQQAIHTKKVVSGASTITMQLARMLEPVPRNLSGKIQEIWLAWKLAAGMNKDEILSAYINRLPMGGNIYGVEAAAQTYFSIPASDLNLAQASLLAAIPNNPTYFNPYEHGERLKQRQKYVLNRMVQEGYISEAIANRTLKEKVVFQSNQRGIIAAPHFLFWLANQISPDKNDNQSPLFKGGGGDQSVIRTTINRPLQQFVQAQVQQVISTLAPNNVHDAAALVIDNHTGEVLAYVGSPDYFNQTKLGRNDGVQALRQPGSTLKPFVYELALEKGLIRPNTILADIPTHYAIPGAQLYSPTDYTEKFLGPVRVRIALANSLNVPAVRVLEKVGVPTFLERLHQLGFTHLDQTPEYYGLGLTLGSGEVSLWELAHAYLTIARQGQPIPVITTLSPSLREAAPTGSQSPAEGNPPTALSHHSQLPTPNSPPPTNWQLITNILSDNHARATAFGVDSILNLPFPVAVKTGTSSNFRDTWTVGFTSDYTVATWVGNFNGEPMRQVSGVTGAAPLWNRIMLHLHEHEEPAAFPPPSGLVELPICAVTGLRPTPDCNSVVQEYFYPEDKAKYAQETQFTLPSEYNEWLAKQQSSFVGNDLRIVSPHDGDVFLLYPNAAAQQLEFKLTGNKSAPVEWWLNGEKLNTQSDNSLFWALRPGNWTLEVRSGATSDKLSFQVKLANTKPTRQGFSIADKG from the coding sequence ATGTTATTCATATATCGATCGCTCTCTAAAATGCAGCACACTATTAAACTGTTCCTAACTGTGCTGCTAATCTGCCTATTTATCCGCTTAATACCCTATTTTGCACCGATTCGTGCCGCAGATATTGCCCAAAATCAACTGGCAATGCAGTTTAGCGATCGCAATGGGCTACCATTAGGAACAATCCTCACCCGTGATCAAGAGCATACCTCAGTAGTACCACTAAATCAGGTATCCCCCCAATTCATCCAAGCACTGTTATCCGCCGAAGATGGTAGCTTCTACCATCACGGCGCATTAGATTTAAAAGCCATTGTCCGCGCCATCCAACAAGCCATCCACACCAAAAAAGTTGTTTCCGGCGCTTCCACAATTACCATGCAGTTAGCACGGATGTTAGAACCAGTTCCCCGCAACCTGTCGGGGAAAATCCAGGAGATTTGGCTGGCGTGGAAGTTAGCGGCTGGGATGAATAAAGATGAAATCCTCTCCGCATATATCAACCGCCTGCCAATGGGTGGCAATATATATGGTGTAGAAGCAGCCGCCCAAACTTACTTTTCCATCCCCGCCAGTGACTTAAACCTAGCCCAAGCCAGCTTGTTGGCAGCTATCCCCAATAACCCCACCTACTTCAACCCTTACGAACATGGGGAACGCCTCAAACAGCGACAAAAATACGTCCTCAATCGTATGGTACAGGAAGGGTATATCAGTGAGGCGATCGCCAATCGCACACTAAAAGAAAAAGTTGTCTTTCAGTCCAACCAACGCGGAATTATCGCCGCCCCACACTTCCTATTTTGGTTAGCAAATCAAATCTCACCTGACAAAAACGACAATCAATCCCCCCTTTTTAAGGGGGGTGGGGGGGATCAATCAGTTATCCGCACCACCATCAACCGTCCCTTACAACAATTCGTCCAAGCCCAAGTACAACAAGTAATTTCCACCCTCGCCCCCAACAACGTCCACGACGCAGCCGCCCTAGTAATTGACAACCACACAGGCGAAGTTCTCGCTTACGTCGGTTCACCAGATTACTTTAATCAAACCAAACTAGGACGCAACGACGGAGTACAAGCCCTACGCCAACCCGGTTCTACCCTCAAACCCTTCGTCTATGAATTAGCCCTAGAAAAAGGTTTAATTCGCCCTAACACCATCCTGGCAGATATCCCCACCCATTACGCCATCCCTGGCGCACAACTCTACAGTCCAACCGATTATACAGAAAAATTCCTCGGCCCCGTGCGAGTACGCATCGCCTTAGCCAATTCCCTCAACGTTCCAGCCGTTAGGGTATTAGAAAAAGTAGGTGTACCCACTTTCCTAGAACGCCTGCATCAACTAGGATTTACTCACCTCGACCAAACCCCTGAATACTACGGCTTAGGCTTAACCCTTGGTAGCGGTGAAGTTAGCCTCTGGGAACTAGCCCACGCCTACCTCACCATCGCCAGACAAGGACAACCCATTCCCGTAATTACCACCCTCTCCCCTTCTCTACGAGAGGCTGCGCCAACGGGTTCGCAGTCGCCTGCGGAGGGAAACCCTCCTACAGCTCTGTCTCACCACTCCCAACTCCCAACTCCCAACTCCCCGCCTCCCACAAATTGGCAACTAATCACCAACATCCTCAGCGACAACCACGCTCGTGCCACCGCTTTTGGTGTAGACTCAATATTAAACTTGCCCTTCCCCGTCGCTGTTAAAACTGGCACTTCTTCCAACTTTCGTGATACTTGGACAGTCGGCTTTACCAGCGACTACACCGTCGCTACCTGGGTAGGAAACTTCAACGGTGAACCCATGCGCCAAGTCTCCGGCGTAACAGGTGCAGCACCTTTATGGAATCGGATTATGCTGCATCTGCACGAACATGAAGAACCAGCCGCCTTTCCCCCTCCATCTGGTTTAGTAGAACTACCCATTTGTGCAGTTACCGGGTTACGCCCAACACCAGACTGTAACTCAGTAGTGCAAGAATATTTCTATCCAGAAGATAAAGCTAAATACGCACAGGAAACTCAGTTCACTTTGCCATCAGAGTATAACGAGTGGTTAGCCAAGCAACAATCAAGTTTTGTTGGCAACGACTTGAGAATTGTCTCTCCTCATGATGGCGATGTTTTCTTGTTGTATCCCAATGCAGCAGCACAACAATTAGAATTTAAGCTAACAGGAAATAAATCTGCGCCTGTAGAATGGTGGCTGAATGGCGAAAAATTGAATACACAGTCAGATAATTCGTTATTTTGGGCTTTGCGTCCCGGTAACTGGACTTTAGAAGTCAGAAGTGGAGCAACGAGCGATAAACTAAGCTTTCAGGTGAAGTTAGCAAATACTAAACCTACCCGCCAAGGATTTTCTATTGCTGATAAAGGTTAG
- the lptB gene encoding LPS export ABC transporter ATP-binding protein, with product MKIVLENIHKSYGKRVIVNRVSLSVAQGEIVGLLGPNGAGKTTTFYIATGLEKPNQGRVWLDSLDITGLPMHKRARLGIGYLAQEASVFRQLSVQDNILLVFEQTNVPRREWSKRLHTLLREFRLEKVARSKGIQLSGGERRRTELARAIAAGREGPKFLLLDEPFAGVDPIAVFEIQQIIAQLRDRGMGILITDHNVRETLAITERAYILREGQILAYGNTEELYNNPLVRQYYLGDNFQL from the coding sequence GTGAAAATTGTTCTAGAAAATATTCACAAGTCTTACGGTAAGCGAGTAATTGTTAATCGCGTTAGTCTTTCTGTGGCTCAGGGGGAAATCGTTGGTTTACTGGGGCCTAACGGTGCTGGTAAAACAACGACATTCTACATTGCCACAGGTTTAGAAAAACCGAATCAAGGGCGAGTCTGGCTGGATAGCTTAGATATTACTGGCTTACCAATGCACAAAAGAGCAAGATTAGGCATCGGCTATTTAGCACAGGAAGCAAGCGTTTTCCGTCAGCTTTCAGTACAAGATAATATTCTTTTAGTATTTGAACAAACTAATGTACCACGTAGGGAGTGGTCAAAGCGGCTGCATACTCTACTGCGAGAGTTCCGCTTAGAAAAAGTCGCCCGAAGTAAAGGGATTCAACTTTCCGGGGGGGAGAGGAGGCGGACAGAATTAGCTAGGGCTATAGCAGCCGGACGAGAAGGGCCAAAATTCTTATTGTTGGATGAACCATTTGCAGGCGTTGATCCCATTGCAGTATTTGAGATTCAGCAAATTATCGCACAACTGCGCGATCGCGGCATGGGCATCTTAATTACAGACCACAACGTCCGCGAAACCCTAGCCATTACTGAACGCGCCTACATCCTCCGCGAAGGCCAAATTCTCGCCTACGGCAATACTGAAGAACTCTACAATAATCCCCTTGTACGGCAATATTATTTAGGTGACAACTTTCAACTTTAG
- a CDS encoding LptF/LptG family permease — MDRYLISELLPTFLFGVGAFSSIGVTIDAVFELVRRVVESGLPISIAVQVFLLKLPNFIVLAFPMSTLLATLMTYSRLSSESELIALRGCGVSVYRMVMTAVMLSLVVTGLTFLFNEQIAPAANYQASLTLDRALKSDKPTFKQQNIFYPEYRDGKDKDGTKTKILTRLFYADQFDGKQMRGLTIIDRSEEGLNQIVVAESAEWNGAQSVWDFYNGTIYLVAPDRSYRNILRFEKQQLKLPRTPLSLAEQSRDYGEMNISQALEQLNIERLGGDRQKIRKLEVRIQQKFALPFVCVVFGLVGAAMGTIPQRTGKATSFGISVIVIFGYYLLSFITGALAQARVFSPFIGAWLPNLIGLGIGILLLVRVAQR; from the coding sequence ATGGATCGCTATTTGATCAGCGAATTGCTCCCGACATTTTTATTTGGCGTTGGGGCTTTTTCATCAATTGGCGTGACGATTGATGCTGTATTTGAGCTAGTTAGAAGAGTAGTAGAATCTGGGCTACCTATTAGTATTGCCGTGCAGGTTTTCTTATTAAAGTTGCCTAATTTTATTGTGTTAGCTTTTCCTATGTCTACACTGTTGGCAACTTTGATGACTTACAGTCGCCTTTCTAGCGAAAGCGAATTGATTGCCTTGCGTGGTTGTGGTGTCAGCGTCTATCGTATGGTAATGACTGCGGTAATGTTGAGTTTGGTCGTCACAGGACTAACATTTCTATTTAACGAGCAAATTGCCCCAGCCGCAAATTATCAAGCATCCTTGACTTTAGACAGAGCGTTAAAATCAGATAAACCTACATTTAAACAACAAAATATTTTTTACCCCGAATATCGGGATGGAAAAGACAAGGATGGAACTAAAACCAAGATACTAACGCGCCTATTTTATGCCGACCAGTTTGATGGTAAGCAGATGAGAGGACTAACTATTATAGACCGTTCAGAAGAAGGTTTAAATCAAATAGTGGTGGCAGAATCTGCCGAGTGGAATGGAGCGCAAAGCGTTTGGGATTTTTATAATGGTACTATCTATTTAGTCGCGCCCGATCGCTCTTATCGAAATATTCTCAGGTTTGAAAAGCAACAACTCAAACTACCCCGCACACCCCTAAGCTTGGCAGAACAGAGCCGCGACTATGGGGAAATGAATATTTCCCAAGCTTTGGAACAGTTGAATATTGAACGCTTGGGTGGCGATCGCCAAAAAATCCGTAAACTAGAAGTAAGAATCCAACAGAAATTTGCCTTACCTTTTGTCTGTGTTGTCTTTGGTTTAGTCGGCGCAGCAATGGGAACCATACCCCAACGCACAGGTAAAGCTACTAGTTTCGGTATTAGTGTAATAGTAATTTTTGGCTACTATTTACTCAGTTTTATTACTGGTGCTTTAGCACAAGCTAGAGTTTTTTCTCCCTTCATCGGCGCATGGCTACCCAACTTGATCGGGCTAGGTATAGGAATATTGTTATTAGTGCGTGTCGCTCAACGTTGA
- a CDS encoding DUF58 domain-containing protein — MKIMKSLTNWLETHASAPAYIGWVLAGVAVCFFGAAINTMAGWLYAISGVSFALLGIAAILPPRSLTGLSVTRRPISPVSAGDDLILELEIHNSSKQSVSLLQVEDILPFVLSKPIKQAIDTIPSQESYKWVHYQTTQRRGIYRWHTVELGTGAPLGLFWARRQHQCNATAIVYPTVLPLTTCPLVDELGQEESQRSEYRGKPLQTATSGLVRSLRPYRIGDPTRLVHWRTSARYGELRVRELEMVTSGQDIIIALDSAGNWEEENFEQAVITAASLYFYAQNQQLQVQMWTASTGLVKGESVVLETLAATKYLEEPTNPEPENSPCIWLAQNTLTLSNLPQGSRWVLWQDVASLKQQVVINKDYPGITIDQEKPLQLQLQQSLHSL, encoded by the coding sequence ATGAAAATCATGAAATCCCTCACTAACTGGTTAGAAACCCATGCTAGCGCCCCTGCATACATCGGCTGGGTACTGGCGGGAGTTGCTGTTTGTTTTTTTGGTGCAGCGATTAATACAATGGCTGGCTGGCTGTATGCCATTAGCGGCGTAAGTTTTGCATTGTTGGGTATAGCTGCGATTTTACCACCGCGATCGCTCACAGGTTTATCTGTAACTCGTCGTCCCATCTCTCCCGTCTCAGCCGGGGATGACTTAATTTTAGAGTTAGAAATTCATAACTCCAGCAAGCAATCTGTTAGTTTGTTGCAAGTTGAGGATATATTACCTTTCGTTTTGAGTAAACCCATCAAACAGGCGATCGATACTATTCCTAGTCAAGAAAGCTACAAATGGGTACATTACCAAACTACCCAGCGTCGGGGTATTTATCGCTGGCACACCGTAGAATTAGGCACGGGTGCGCCTCTAGGTTTATTTTGGGCGCGTCGTCAGCACCAGTGTAATGCTACTGCCATCGTGTATCCGACTGTACTACCACTAACTACCTGTCCCCTGGTTGATGAACTGGGGCAAGAAGAAAGTCAACGGAGTGAGTACCGTGGTAAACCCTTGCAAACAGCCACATCTGGGTTAGTGCGATCGCTACGTCCTTATCGTATTGGCGATCCTACCCGCCTAGTTCACTGGCGCACCAGCGCCCGTTATGGTGAGTTACGGGTACGTGAGTTAGAAATGGTGACAAGTGGACAGGATATTATTATCGCCCTGGATAGTGCGGGCAATTGGGAAGAGGAAAATTTTGAACAGGCAGTAATTACCGCAGCTTCATTGTACTTTTACGCACAAAATCAACAATTGCAAGTGCAGATGTGGACTGCATCAACAGGGTTAGTCAAAGGTGAAAGTGTCGTTTTAGAAACACTAGCAGCCACTAAATATTTAGAAGAACCTACAAATCCAGAACCGGAAAACTCACCTTGTATTTGGTTGGCACAAAACACTCTCACCCTTTCTAATCTGCCTCAAGGTAGTCGTTGGGTCTTATGGCAGGATGTAGCATCATTAAAACAACAAGTAGTAATTAACAAAGATTACCCAGGCATCACCATAGATCAAGAAAAGCCATTGCAACTTCAACTTCAACAATCCTTGCATTCATTGTGA
- a CDS encoding ferredoxin thioredoxin reductase catalytic beta subunit, with the protein MISSEANSKSSEKSLEAMRHFSEQYAKRTGTYFCSEPSVTAVVIEGLAKHKDELGAPLCPCRHYEDKEAEVKASYWNCPCVPMRERKDCHCMLFLTPENEFAGQSQEISLDTIKEVRDSMG; encoded by the coding sequence ATGATTTCATCAGAAGCTAACTCAAAATCCAGCGAGAAAAGCCTAGAGGCAATGCGCCATTTTTCAGAACAATATGCTAAACGTACAGGTACTTACTTTTGTTCTGAACCATCTGTTACCGCAGTCGTAATTGAAGGATTAGCCAAACATAAAGACGAATTAGGTGCGCCTTTGTGTCCTTGTCGTCACTACGAAGACAAAGAAGCAGAAGTGAAAGCTTCCTACTGGAACTGTCCTTGCGTCCCCATGAGAGAACGCAAAGATTGCCATTGTATGCTATTCCTCACACCAGAGAACGAATTTGCCGGACAAAGCCAAGAAATATCTCTAGATACGATTAAAGAAGTACGAGACAGCATGGGATGA
- a CDS encoding LptA/OstA family protein, with protein MIPSYKLPLLKMRRLGLALLLPVAFLGTVTLPHQLSSVTAQTPAANRPLTIRSDIQEYDSKNQVITARGNVQMLYPARQIQATSAQAQYFSKERRIDFMGNVYILQQGGNSIRAEKVTYLIDEGRFVALPQSNRQVESVYMVDDAELNNQANTPAPKTPGLRRSN; from the coding sequence ATGATACCTAGCTATAAACTGCCTCTTTTAAAAATGCGTCGCCTGGGATTAGCTTTACTGCTACCTGTGGCATTTTTGGGTACTGTAACCCTACCTCACCAATTATCAAGCGTCACAGCACAAACGCCTGCGGCAAATCGTCCGCTTACTATCCGCTCGGATATTCAAGAATACGATTCCAAAAATCAGGTGATTACCGCTCGTGGGAATGTGCAGATGTTATACCCGGCGCGACAAATTCAAGCAACATCGGCTCAAGCTCAGTATTTCAGCAAGGAACGCCGGATTGATTTCATGGGTAATGTCTATATTTTGCAGCAAGGTGGCAATAGTATCCGCGCTGAAAAGGTAACATACTTGATTGATGAAGGACGATTTGTGGCGTTACCACAATCCAATCGTCAGGTAGAATCCGTTTATATGGTGGATGACGCAGAGCTTAATAATCAAGCTAATACACCTGCGCCCAAAACACCAGGGTTACGCCGTTCTAATTAG
- a CDS encoding DUF309 domain-containing protein: MSETMPLEFWQGVEQFNAGKFYACHDTLEALWIEASEPEKTFYQGILQIAVGLYHLGNRNWRGAVILLGEGSNRLRRYPEVFGNIDVYELLNQSAGLLKALQEIGPENINYDNLNDNPDLAFPTIAIAND; encoded by the coding sequence ATGAGTGAAACCATGCCCCTGGAGTTTTGGCAAGGTGTAGAACAATTTAACGCTGGCAAGTTCTACGCCTGTCACGACACCTTAGAGGCTTTATGGATTGAAGCCAGTGAACCAGAAAAAACCTTTTATCAAGGGATTTTACAAATCGCCGTTGGTCTTTATCATTTAGGTAATCGTAACTGGCGAGGTGCAGTAATTTTACTAGGGGAAGGCAGCAACCGCCTGCGACGTTATCCTGAAGTTTTTGGAAATATTGATGTATATGAATTACTAAACCAGAGCGCAGGCTTGTTAAAAGCATTACAAGAAATCGGCCCGGAAAACATTAATTACGACAATCTCAACGATAACCCAGACCTAGCCTTTCCAACAATTGCGATCGCCAACGATTAA